The Methanothrix sp. genome segment GATGGTTTGATGGCATTGATTCTTCAGATCTAAGCGGGGAAGAAAGAGCCACGCTGAAAAATATAAAGAATGTGTTATTCTCAAACAAAGATAAAATCTTTAAGGAGCTACAGGAGAAGCGATCTCATCTCAAACAGAGAGAGAACTGCATAATAACCCTTGGATTTGTGAAGGATGGTGATCTTAAATACCTGGCGGATTATCCGGCGTTCAGAAACGTTCTCCTCAAAAATAGCTGCGATCGGTTCTTCCGTAAATACGGCGGCGAGTCCAGAGGAACGGATGCGCTCTGCTCTGTCTGCAAGGAGCAAAAGGATGAGGTTTACGCATACGCCATCCCCTGGCCGTTCCACACATTCGACAAGCCCGGATTCATAGCAGGCGGGTTCAGGCAGTCTGATGCATGGAAGAACACGCCCGTCTGCTTAAACTGTGCGATAAATCTCGATGCGGGAAAGAAGTACATTGAGGAGAGCCTTGACTTCAGCTTCTACGGCTTCAGGTACCTTCTCATACCCAAGCTCATAATCGGCGATGACTACCAGGAGATCCTGGATATTCTGAGTGGTATGAAGAAAGAACTGAAGATGAGCCGGAAGACCAGGAACCGCATAACCGACGACGAGGATGAGATCCTGGATATGGTGAAGGATCAGAAGGACTTATTCAGCAACAGCCTGATGTTTTATAAAAAGGATAACTCCGCTTACAGGATACTCCTTCACATCGATGGCATTCTCCCATCCAGGTTGAGAAGGCTGTTCGAGGCCAAGGAGAGGGTTGAATGTGCCTTCGGGATATACAATGAGATGGTGCTATCCGAAGACAAAGGCAGGCTTATATTTGATTTTGGCGTTCTGAGGCGGTTCTTCCCCAGGGAGTCAGGAAACGTTACACACGACAAGATGTTTCTGGAGATTGTCAACAGGATATTCGTGGGGAGGTATGTGGATCGCCATCTTCTGATCTCATTCATGATGAAGAGAATCAGAGATGATTTCGTGCATGGGCGATCCACGCTGATGAACACGCTCAACGGATTCATGCTTCTTCATTATCTGAAGGAGCTGAATCTTCTGAAGGATCTTGAGGTAGACAGAATGTCAGGAATTGTTCTCAAAAGAGAGGAGCTCGAGGCACTTCCTCTGGATAAGAGGGTTGAGAGGTTCTTCGAGGCGAACAGGGAGTTCTTTGACAGCGATGCGAAGAAGGCAACGTTTCTGGAAGGCGTGCTTGTGCAGAAGCTGCTGAACATCCAGTGGATGGAGAAGAATGCAAAGCCGTTCTACACAAAGCTGCATGGGCTCAAGATGAACGAGGCCCTGATCAAGAGGCTTCTTCCGGAGATACAGAACAAGCTTGAGGAGTATGAGAAGAACTACTACAGGGAGCTCGAGGCGATCATAGCGGAGCATTTCGTTCTTTCGGGCCGCGGGTGGAAGGAGACAGATGATGAGCTGAGCTTCTACTTCGTGCTCGGTATGAACCTGCACGAGCTCTTCAGGGTGGATAAAGAGAAGGAAAAGACGGAGGAAACAGCATGAGCACAGTCTCGAACAGATCTGAGCTGCTGTTCATCTACGATATAAGAGATGGGAATCCGAATGGAGATCCGATGGACGAGAACAAACCGCGCATGGATGAGGAGACAGGGGTGAACCTGGTAACCGATGTGCGTCTCAAGAGGACGATAAGAGATTATCTCCACAATTTCAAAGGGCTCGAGATATTCGTGAGGGAGATAGTCTACGATAAGGAGAACGGGTAC includes the following:
- a CDS encoding TIGR02556 family CRISPR-associated protein yields the protein MVIRVIEAVARIGKQRIGEHAQSGCEDILYYIVENPNLNGGYNHALVVTLEEKDGDFSYRGVELEELKDYRRYLYKGKKGNATDATPTCKIAKNIKKTFEKKFLRWFDGIDSSDLSGEERATLKNIKNVLFSNKDKIFKELQEKRSHLKQRENCIITLGFVKDGDLKYLADYPAFRNVLLKNSCDRFFRKYGGESRGTDALCSVCKEQKDEVYAYAIPWPFHTFDKPGFIAGGFRQSDAWKNTPVCLNCAINLDAGKKYIEESLDFSFYGFRYLLIPKLIIGDDYQEILDILSGMKKELKMSRKTRNRITDDEDEILDMVKDQKDLFSNSLMFYKKDNSAYRILLHIDGILPSRLRRLFEAKERVECAFGIYNEMVLSEDKGRLIFDFGVLRRFFPRESGNVTHDKMFLEIVNRIFVGRYVDRHLLISFMMKRIRDDFVHGRSTLMNTLNGFMLLHYLKELNLLKDLEVDRMSGIVLKREELEALPLDKRVERFFEANREFFDSDAKKATFLEGVLVQKLLNIQWMEKNAKPFYTKLHGLKMNEALIKRLLPEIQNKLEEYEKNYYRELEAIIAEHFVLSGRGWKETDDELSFYFVLGMNLHELFRVDKEKEKTEETA